One region of Sphingopyxis sp. CCNWLW2 genomic DNA includes:
- a CDS encoding AMP-binding protein, which produces MASLAPGSPHFSGLTLSLEHSLPAVIAHVARRHEDRTFIVEADGSRTSFGAFEVQVARLSAALVAHGIEHGDRVAIWAPNGREWIVAASAIESIGAILVPINTRFKGREAGFALSKTRASALFTVGEFLGNNYTAMLREACGDALGDTPCAGLPALRHIVEMDGDAFETFQATRSDPSVVAARMAAVRPQDIADILFTSGTTGEPKGAMHNHGQALWMPAVWNEANDLRAGDRMVIVNPFFHSFGYRSGWVSALIAGITVYPIASFDAANLLALIDREAISVLMGPPTIFFSLMEHPGFADHDLSSLRVGHTGAANVPVDLIRAAREQFGFEIFLTSFGQTESTALVTVNRPGDSFETIAKTVGLPLPGVELRISRSDGGQAPQGESGELLVRGPNVMQGYFEEPEQTAATIDAEGWLHTGDVACIGVDGRLRILDRLKDVVIVGGFNAYPAEIENMLRQHPAIADAAVLAWPDERMGEVCAAVVILAPGADLSLAELSAWSREQMANYKVPRHLFMVSEFPRTPLGKVQKFALREQLADI; this is translated from the coding sequence ATGGCGTCGCTAGCTCCTGGCAGCCCGCATTTCTCGGGCCTCACGCTTTCGCTGGAGCATAGCCTGCCAGCTGTGATCGCGCATGTGGCGCGCCGGCACGAGGACCGGACGTTCATCGTTGAGGCGGACGGCAGCCGCACCAGCTTTGGAGCCTTCGAAGTGCAGGTGGCCCGGCTCTCTGCAGCACTTGTTGCGCATGGCATCGAACATGGAGACCGCGTCGCGATCTGGGCGCCAAACGGCCGCGAATGGATCGTCGCAGCGAGTGCGATCGAAAGCATCGGCGCGATCCTCGTCCCGATCAACACGCGCTTCAAAGGGCGCGAGGCCGGCTTCGCCTTATCGAAGACGCGCGCAAGCGCGCTGTTCACGGTCGGCGAATTCCTCGGCAACAACTACACTGCAATGCTTCGCGAGGCTTGCGGCGACGCGCTCGGCGACACGCCCTGCGCCGGTCTTCCCGCGCTCCGCCATATCGTCGAAATGGATGGCGACGCTTTCGAGACGTTCCAGGCGACCCGGTCCGACCCATCCGTGGTCGCGGCGCGGATGGCGGCGGTTCGCCCACAGGATATCGCCGATATTCTTTTCACCAGCGGCACCACCGGCGAGCCGAAAGGCGCGATGCACAACCATGGCCAGGCGCTTTGGATGCCGGCGGTCTGGAACGAGGCCAATGACCTGCGGGCCGGCGACCGCATGGTGATCGTCAATCCCTTCTTCCACAGTTTTGGATACCGGTCGGGGTGGGTCTCCGCGCTCATCGCCGGCATTACCGTCTATCCAATCGCGTCATTCGATGCTGCCAATCTACTTGCCTTGATCGATCGGGAAGCCATTAGCGTTCTCATGGGTCCTCCGACCATCTTCTTTTCGCTGATGGAACATCCCGGTTTCGCCGATCATGATCTGTCATCGCTTCGCGTCGGGCATACCGGCGCCGCCAATGTGCCGGTCGATTTGATCCGCGCCGCGCGCGAGCAATTCGGTTTCGAAATCTTCCTCACCAGCTTCGGACAGACCGAGTCGACAGCGCTCGTGACCGTTAACCGGCCGGGCGATAGTTTCGAGACGATCGCCAAGACCGTCGGCCTTCCCCTGCCCGGCGTCGAACTTCGGATTTCCAGGAGTGATGGAGGCCAGGCGCCGCAGGGCGAAAGCGGCGAACTGCTGGTTCGCGGCCCGAACGTGATGCAGGGTTACTTCGAAGAGCCAGAGCAGACCGCGGCGACGATCGATGCTGAAGGATGGCTCCACACGGGAGATGTCGCCTGCATCGGCGTAGATGGCAGACTGCGGATCCTCGACCGGCTCAAGGATGTGGTCATCGTCGGAGGCTTCAACGCCTATCCCGCAGAAATCGAAAACATGCTCCGGCAGCACCCCGCGATCGCCGACGCTGCAGTCCTCGCCTGGCCCGACGAACGCATGGGTGAGGTTTGCGCTGCGGTCGTCATTCTTGCGCCGGGCGCCGACCTGTCGCTCGCAGAATTATCGGCCTGGAGCCGGGAGCAGATGGCGAACTACAAGGTGCCGCGCCATTTGTTCATGGTCTCGGAATTCCCGCGGACGCCGCTTGGGAAGGTACAGAAATTTGCCCTGCGCGAGCAATTGGCCGATATCTGA
- a CDS encoding TonB-dependent receptor, with translation MAYRSFLITTCALVGFAVPAHAQETAPTADEATSDNSGEIIVTARRREEALQDVPISVSAISGESLERSGVTDIQGLQYRTPSLSITSSQSQRNTVAFSLRGQRTQETQLFTDPPVGTYFAEVVQPRPYGFGKSLYDIQSVQVLKGVQGTLFGRNMTGGAVLVEPAHPELGVFKGEIRGQYGNYDMMDLYGMVNVPLGDTLAVRIAGLTHKRDGWARDVSGLRLDNQNFDTIRGSILWEPRDGISSLTIGDYYKSKEKGTAAFLTAIRLPSVISNYEGLRLGGRIDANVPAQAAEALRLFRERRFTLNIGAGDGGNLDVFGGPREEIENWGITNKTTIELSDALTLKNIFGYREQSREMVQDYDGIPAFLITPFQFSKTRNISEELQLQGQAFENRLDFILGAFYFEEKGRDGSLANTLPELNIVGAGLNARTTDATLFVTANPGVGYSRTAAAFIAGTFDITDQFSVSGGLRYNYDKRKITVSPSQPNRPNPDGSIGRCSFDTDAATAGVQTVAFADCSFTNSKSFKELTYDATVQWEPSPEITTYASFRHGFRAGGFSTRATSFVTLQPFLPEFVDEYEIGLKTNTRLGAGRLTTSTAIFRQDGSDVQKQRATFVNGNVFTIIDNTAKQRNQGGEFEATFSTDNFSLTGFYSLTKVKILAGSATSTLGPEIAQRGVPKHQAGATATITPPLDPKIGELNFTFNYTWRSKIFLDDFEVEGLQPAYSLVNVRAELGNIGGSGARVAIFANNLLDETYRTGVLGLIAEGLGFQSSVYGEPRMYGIEVGYKF, from the coding sequence ATGGCCTATCGTTCATTTCTGATCACCACCTGCGCGCTGGTCGGCTTTGCCGTTCCCGCGCACGCCCAAGAGACTGCTCCGACCGCCGACGAGGCGACGAGCGATAACAGCGGCGAGATCATCGTGACGGCTCGCCGTCGTGAAGAAGCCCTTCAGGACGTGCCGATTTCGGTCTCTGCCATCTCTGGTGAGAGCCTAGAGCGGTCGGGCGTCACCGACATTCAGGGGCTGCAATATCGCACCCCGTCGCTCTCGATCACAAGCTCGCAAAGCCAGCGCAACACCGTCGCCTTTTCGCTTCGCGGACAGCGCACGCAAGAAACGCAGCTTTTCACCGATCCTCCGGTCGGGACTTATTTTGCGGAAGTCGTGCAGCCGCGCCCCTATGGCTTCGGCAAGAGCCTTTATGACATTCAATCGGTCCAGGTCCTGAAGGGCGTGCAGGGCACCCTGTTCGGCCGCAACATGACCGGTGGCGCCGTTCTCGTCGAACCTGCCCACCCAGAGCTTGGCGTATTCAAAGGCGAAATCCGCGGCCAGTATGGCAATTACGACATGATGGACCTGTACGGCATGGTCAATGTGCCGCTGGGCGACACGCTTGCCGTTCGCATCGCCGGCCTCACGCACAAGCGCGACGGCTGGGCGCGCGATGTCTCGGGCCTGCGCCTCGACAACCAGAATTTCGACACGATCCGCGGGTCGATCCTTTGGGAACCGCGCGACGGCATCAGCTCGCTGACCATAGGCGACTATTACAAGTCGAAAGAAAAGGGCACGGCTGCTTTCCTGACGGCCATACGCCTGCCGTCGGTCATCAGCAATTATGAGGGCCTTCGTTTGGGCGGGCGCATCGATGCCAATGTCCCGGCGCAAGCCGCCGAGGCGCTCCGTCTTTTCCGCGAGCGCCGCTTCACGCTCAATATCGGCGCGGGTGACGGCGGCAATCTCGATGTCTTTGGCGGTCCGCGCGAAGAGATCGAGAATTGGGGTATCACAAACAAGACGACGATCGAACTCTCGGACGCGCTCACCCTCAAGAATATCTTCGGATATCGTGAGCAGAGCCGCGAAATGGTGCAGGATTATGACGGTATTCCGGCTTTCCTGATCACGCCATTCCAATTCTCCAAGACGCGTAACATCAGCGAAGAACTGCAGCTCCAGGGCCAGGCATTCGAAAACCGTCTCGATTTCATCCTCGGCGCCTTCTACTTCGAGGAAAAGGGAAGGGACGGCTCGCTTGCGAATACGCTCCCCGAACTCAATATCGTCGGCGCCGGCCTCAATGCCCGCACGACCGACGCAACCCTGTTCGTGACCGCGAACCCCGGGGTCGGCTATTCGCGTACCGCGGCAGCCTTTATCGCCGGCACCTTTGATATCACCGACCAGTTCAGCGTTTCGGGCGGTCTTCGCTACAATTATGACAAGCGCAAGATCACCGTATCGCCGAGCCAGCCGAACCGGCCCAACCCCGATGGCAGCATCGGCCGCTGCAGCTTCGACACGGATGCCGCGACCGCCGGCGTCCAGACCGTAGCTTTCGCCGATTGCAGCTTCACGAACAGCAAATCGTTCAAGGAGTTGACCTATGACGCGACGGTGCAGTGGGAGCCGAGCCCCGAGATCACGACCTACGCTTCGTTCCGGCATGGCTTTCGCGCCGGTGGCTTCTCGACCCGCGCTACGAGCTTCGTGACGCTGCAGCCGTTCCTTCCCGAGTTCGTCGACGAATATGAAATCGGCCTCAAGACTAACACCCGGCTTGGCGCGGGACGGCTTACCACCAGCACCGCGATCTTCCGCCAGGACGGTAGCGACGTGCAGAAGCAGCGCGCGACGTTCGTGAACGGGAATGTGTTCACGATCATCGACAATACGGCCAAGCAGCGTAACCAGGGCGGCGAATTCGAAGCGACGTTCAGCACCGACAATTTCTCGTTGACCGGCTTCTACTCGCTCACCAAGGTCAAGATCCTCGCGGGCAGCGCAACCTCGACCTTGGGCCCGGAAATCGCCCAGCGCGGCGTCCCGAAGCACCAGGCTGGCGCCACCGCGACGATCACGCCGCCGCTCGATCCGAAGATTGGAGAGCTGAACTTCACGTTCAACTACACCTGGCGTAGCAAGATCTTCCTGGACGATTTCGAGGTCGAGGGCCTGCAGCCGGCTTATTCGCTCGTCAATGTCCGGGCAGAACTGGGCAACATTGGCGGTTCGGGCGCGCGTGTCGCGATTTTCGCCAACAATCTGCTCGACGAAACCTACCGGACGGGCGTCCTTGGCCTGATCGCGGAAGGGCTGGGTTTCCAGAGCAGCGTGTATGGCGAGCCGCGGATGTACGGCATCGAGGTCGGATATAAATTCTGA
- a CDS encoding phosphotransferase has protein sequence MTRSTAPALPLPLRICDIDAGWLGAALREQYPGLIVTHAQTVAVLFGTSTKVRVRIECEGPGREALGPTLIVKGGFEDHSPGLAAMYANEARFYADIAPLIPMVTPLCHFAGSDPGSHQSIVILEDLKRPGLEFCDPLVPQSFEQIARRLDGMAAYHAATWETGHFQPGGRWSDIASRFDTWGLDYMKTYLQPEIWEHYMALPRAAAVPERFRDRVWMETALRRLGEIQAEQPHCLIHGDTHLGNLYIAEDGTPGFFDAQVARTAWHHEIAYHIVCALTPEDRARWERELLEYYLGQLETHGGPRLDREDAWLDYRRSIVWGLFIFMINEVRFQTEQVNTAYTARFGAAAAQHELEKLLP, from the coding sequence ATGACGAGATCGACGGCGCCGGCGCTACCGCTGCCTTTGCGCATTTGTGATATCGACGCCGGCTGGCTCGGCGCCGCGCTCCGCGAGCAGTATCCGGGCCTCATCGTGACGCACGCGCAGACTGTCGCAGTTCTTTTCGGAACATCGACGAAAGTCCGGGTCCGCATCGAATGCGAGGGGCCGGGACGCGAGGCACTCGGCCCGACGTTGATCGTGAAGGGCGGATTTGAGGACCATAGCCCCGGCCTTGCGGCAATGTACGCAAACGAAGCGCGTTTTTACGCCGACATCGCGCCCCTGATCCCGATGGTGACGCCGCTGTGCCATTTCGCGGGTTCCGACCCGGGCTCGCACCAGTCCATCGTGATATTGGAGGATTTGAAGCGTCCGGGGCTCGAGTTTTGCGATCCGCTCGTGCCGCAGAGCTTCGAACAGATCGCCCGGAGGCTTGACGGGATGGCAGCGTATCACGCCGCCACCTGGGAGACGGGGCATTTCCAGCCTGGCGGACGCTGGTCCGATATCGCAAGCCGCTTCGATACGTGGGGTCTCGACTATATGAAGACCTATCTGCAGCCCGAAATCTGGGAACATTATATGGCTCTCCCGCGCGCCGCGGCGGTGCCAGAGCGTTTTCGGGATCGTGTCTGGATGGAAACGGCACTGCGGAGGCTTGGGGAAATTCAGGCGGAGCAGCCGCACTGCCTCATCCATGGCGATACGCATCTTGGAAATCTCTATATTGCCGAAGACGGAACCCCGGGTTTCTTCGATGCGCAGGTCGCGCGCACCGCATGGCACCACGAAATCGCCTATCATATCGTTTGTGCCCTCACACCTGAGGACCGGGCGCGTTGGGAACGCGAACTCCTGGAATATTATCTTGGACAGCTCGAGACGCACGGCGGCCCGCGACTGGATCGCGAAGACGCCTGGCTCGATTACAGGCGGTCGATCGTCTGGGGTCTTTTCATCTTCATGATCAATGAGGTCCGGTTCCAAACCGAACAAGTCAACACAGCCTATACGGCACGCTTTGGCGCGGCCGCGGCGCAGCACGAGCTCGAGAAATTGCTGCCCTAG
- a CDS encoding carboxymuconolactone decarboxylase family protein, translating into MAELDKKQESGVAFITGVMGEAFGTAFRDAAEADRFSSDITRMAAGWAFHDAWQHDGITRKEKSITIISALIASRQPLELKNHVKIGIANGLTAKELEGILVQLTPYVGFPCIASAQTAVIEAMREAGVSPDGVETSEERGLL; encoded by the coding sequence ATGGCAGAATTGGACAAGAAGCAGGAATCCGGTGTCGCCTTCATCACCGGCGTCATGGGCGAAGCGTTTGGGACAGCATTTCGCGATGCGGCCGAAGCCGACCGCTTTTCATCCGACATCACGCGAATGGCCGCCGGTTGGGCCTTTCACGACGCCTGGCAACATGACGGCATCACGCGCAAGGAAAAGAGTATCACGATCATTTCGGCCCTGATCGCGTCGCGTCAGCCGCTTGAACTCAAGAACCATGTCAAGATCGGCATAGCGAACGGCCTTACGGCAAAGGAGCTCGAGGGGATCCTGGTTCAACTGACACCCTATGTCGGTTTTCCCTGCATCGCATCGGCACAAACTGCGGTGATCGAGGCGATGCGCGAGGCAGGCGTTTCGCCCGACGGCGTCGAGACGTCCGAAGAACGCGGGCTCCTCTGA